The genomic region AGACTTTCAAAGAGCGCCTCATCCAAAAGACCCTTCTTTTTGATGCCGTGTATCTTGAGCCCGTAGACTATGTTCTCATATATCGAAAGGGGGAACGGATTTGGTCTCTGAAAGACCATTCCAACGGACCTTCTAAGCTTGTTCTTATCAATTTCAAGGAGATCTTTTCCGAAGATATTTATGCTTCCGGTTATCTTTACGCCGGCAATCAGATCGTTCATCCTGTTGAATACGCGCAGGAGGGTTGACTTGCCGCAACCCGAGGGTCCTATGAGGGCGGTTATCTTTTTGGGCGCGATGGCGAGGTCAACATTCTTCAGGGCTTGAAAGTCCCCGTAAAAAAGTTCAAGGCCTTTGGTGGTTATTGCGTTCGTCATTATCCGAACTTTCCGGTTATGTATTCTTCCGTCTTCTTCCGTGAAGGTGCGGTGAATATCTTGTTCGTATCGTCTATCTCAACCAGCTCGCCCATGAGAAGGAAGGCCGTTCTGTCACCAACGCGCGCCGCCTGTTTTGTATTGTTCGTTACCAATATTATAGCATGATCCCTTTTAAGCTCTTTCATGGCGTCTTCGACCTTGGCGGTCGAGATAGGGTCAAGGCCGGAACACGGCTCATCGAACATAATGACATCTGGTTTTACCGCGAGAGTCCTTGAGATGCAAAGCCTTTGCTGTTGCCCGCCCGAGAGCTTCATACCGCTCGAATCGAGCCTGTCCTTTACCTCGTCCCATAAGAAAGAGGCGCGTAAGGTGGATTCCACCATCTCGTTCTCCTCTTTTTTCTTTAACATCCTCTTCATCCTGGCGCCGAACAGGATGTTATCCCTTATGCTCATCGGAAGCGGAATGGGCATGGCATAGACCATCCCTATCTTTCGCCTTAGATTTTCAACATCCCTTATGCCGGATACCTGTTCACCGTCGATAACGATCTCGCCATAGACCTTTGCGTTAGAGACCCTGTCGATCATCCTGTTGATGGCTAGCAGAAGGGTGGATTTTCCGGAATTTGCGGGTCCTATCACCGTAAGGATCTCGTTATTTTTGACATCGAAAGAGATATCCTTAAGAGCCTGTTCTTTGCCGAAAAAAACGTTCAGCTTATTTATTGCGATCTTGTTCTGCATGTTGGTCATGCGGTCTTTCTTCCCCTCATTAGTCTATGCATCAAAGAGTAAGCCGTTATATTGATCACCAGTATCGTACAGATAAGGACCGCCGCGGTGGCATATGCATTATCGTTAGATATTCCCTCGCGGGCGAGTATGTAAAAATGAACCGACATCGTTCGGGCAGAATCGAACAGAGATGTCGGCATCTGTACCGCGGATCCGGCCGTAAATATTACAACAGCGGTCTCTTCTATCGAACGGCCGATGCCTAATATCACACCCGTAAGTATCCCGGGCAGGGCATAAGGGAGCACGGACCTTGTGACGACCTGCCATCTTGTCCCTCCGAGGGATGCCGCCACATCGCGGTAGGAAGACGGGACGCTTCGAAGCGCCTCTTCAGCCGTTCGAATGATGGTCGGCAGTATCATGGCGGCCAGAGAAAGACCGCCTGAAAGTATCGACCACCCGAATCCCAACATAACAACAAATAGTATGAAGCCGAAAAGACCGAATATGATGGAAGGTACCCCTGCAAGGCAATTTATCCCGAACCTTATAGCTTGAGTGAGCTTGCCTTCAACAGTGTACTCCGAAAGGTAGATAGCGCTGGCGATCCCTAAGGGCGCAGCTATTCCGACCGCGACCATGACCATGAGAAGCGTTCCGACTATGGCGGGGAGTATACCCCCTTCACGTCCCATATCGAGGATCGGTTCTGTCAAGAAGCCCCAGGAAATGTGGCTAAAGCCTCCGGCAAGGACAAATCCTATGACGAAAACAAGCGCGCATACTGCCGAGGTCGTTGACATGAAAAGAAGCGACTTGGCTATCTTCTGCGTTATGGAAGGGGCTATTCTCAAAACTTCCTCCGTGCGAACTTGAGCGCTGCCGTATTAAGGATCATAATAAAGAAGAAGAGGACTATGCCGGTGGCAAATAGGGCCTCCCTGTGATCGCCGACCGCGTACCCCATCTCTATTGCGATATTCGCCGTGAGCGTTCTTACAGAGTCAAGGATGGAGTGGGGAATGGTGGTGGCGTTGCCCGATATCATGATGACGGCCATCGTTTCACCCACGGCGCGACCCATTCCAAGTATCACTCCGGCGACGATACCGGACCTTGCGGCCGGAAGGAGGACTCTCCACGTCGTCTGCCATTCGGTGGCGCCGAGTGCCAGAGAGCCTTCTTTATAATTCTTAGGGATAGCGTTGATCGCGTCGATAGACACACCGACTATGGTCGGTAGTATCATTATCGCCAGAACGCACGATGCGGCGAGTATAGAAAGACCCGGTCCTCCAAGATGGTCCCTTATGATGGGGGCAAGCCACATGACGCCCAAGAATCCGTAGACCACCGAAGGGATGCCGGCCAGAAGTTCTATGGCAGGCTTCAAAACATTCACCCATTTTTTGGGGGCGAACTCGGCGAGATAGACCGCGCATGAGACCCCAAGCGGTACACCCATAAATAGCGAGCCGAAGGTCACACAGAGAGAACCTATGATGAAGGGGAATATTCCGAACTGACCATCCAGCGGAGCCCACACACGGCCGAATAGAAAATGGGTAAGTCCGCACTTTGCCATAATGGGTACGCCCTCCTTAAAGATAAAGAGCGCGATAAGTGCCAATATGGCGGTCGAAGAGCATGCGGCCAGCAGCAGGAGTTTTGAAATAAAACGGTCCATATTATTTGACGGCTATCAGCCCCTCTTTTTCCAGCGTGTCCTGAGCCTCCTTTGAGAGGACATAATCCAGGAACTTCTTCGAATCAGGACTTAGTTCCTTCTTTGTCAGAAAATATATCGGTCGCGCGAGCTTGTAAGAGCCTTTTTTGACGTTTCCGTTGTTGGCGTCTACTCCGTTATAGGAGACCGACCTTACCCTTTTATCGACGAGACTTATCGAGATGTAGCCTATGGAGTCGGGGTCGCTTGCGACCGCTTCGCGTATGGTGCCGTTCGAATTCTGGAAGAGGGCGTTCTTTGCAAGTTTTTCGTCGTCCATCACTAGGGTATCAAAGGACCTTCTGGTGCCGCTGCCATCTTCGCGGGAGATCACTCTTATCGAAGCGTCGGCCCCTCCGAGCTCCTTCCAATTCGATATCTTTCCGGAAAAGACATCCCGCGCCTGTTCATTTGTAAGATCTGAAACGACGTTGGCCGGATTTACGACTATCGCTATTCCATCCCTTGCGACGACCGTAGCGTCAAGTACCAAGGCCTCTTTTGGGAGTTTCAATAGATCGGCCATTCCTATCTGGGCGCTTCCGGAAAGCGCCGACTGAACGCCAACAGCTGAACCTCCGCCCTGAACATTTATCCTTTGCGAGCCGTTACTCTGCATGTAATGTTCGGCAAGTTTTTCGGCAAATGGTTGAAAGGCGGTGGAACCGGCAAGCGTTATTGTTCTGGATGATGACCTGGAGCATGCATACATGTTTAAAGTGAGCAGTGCCGCACAGGCAAGTAACAATATTCGTTTCATATGATCCTCCTTGTTAGACTAGTTTTTGTTGTCACGGGGTGGAAGACTAGAATGTTTCTGTTACAATAATGTTACAGGGAGGTAAAATCATTGTTGAGAAGAAAAGGGGATGCTGAGCTCAAACGTTGAACCCTTTCCGGGATCGCTCACCACCGATATGGAAGCGTTTATCCTGTCGCAAAGATGTTTGGCAATAGCAAGGCCGAGCCCCGTGCCAGGCACCGAAATTGATGTATCGACCCTATAAAATCTTTCAAATATATGATCTAGCTCGTCTTTTTCGATGCCGGAGCCGTTATCTCTTATGGAGATCTTGATGCACCCGCTCTCTTTAATTACAGCTACTTGCACGTTTCCGTTCTTTGACGAATATTTTATCGCGTTATCCAGAACATTATGGATCACGTGGCGGATGGCCGCCCTGTCGGACCTTATAACTGCGTTTACAGGCTCATATGAGATGGAGACGTTATTGGTATTATCTTCAAGCTCTGTTACGCAATCTTCCACTATTTCATTAACATCGAATTCAGAGAATTTCAGGGCGAAAGATGGCGATTCGATCTTTGAGAGCGCCAGCACATCATCTATTAGCGCCTTTAGCTTGAGCGACTGTTCATGAATTGTCCTGATGAATTTTTCCGAAGACGTTTTATCGTTGATCGCTCCGGAGAGAATGATCTCGGAATACCCCAGAATGGATGTGAGCGGCGTTTTCATCTGATGACTGACATTGGCCGTGAAATCACGCCTCATTCCTTCCAGTTTTTTTGTCTTGGTGACGTCTGTGAGTACCGTTACACAGCCGCTGAAATTCTCGGTCTCAAAAGGGTCGTTCTTTGCGACAAAGAACATATCGTTGTACACGAACTCGGCCTCTGTCCTTGATCCGCCGGAAATGGCGTTCTTCATGCTGTCATACATCTCCGGTACGCGCACGACTTCAAGAAGAGGCTTGCCCAGGCTCTTGGGATCGGTCCTGAATATTCTGTACCACGCCGGGTTTACCAGTATCACGACCATCTCGTTATTGGTCACGAGAAGGGCTTCATCGATGTTGTTTATAACGGTCTCGAACTGGACGCGCTCGATCTCCAGTCTTCTCATCTTGCCGGCGAGCGATTCTGCAACCTCGTTGATCTTTATCCCTAACTTTCCTATTGAGTCGCTCTTTGAAACTGGGGCCTTCTGGCTGAAATCACCCCGTTTTATTCTTTCAAGGACGAACGAAAGAATCCTGACCCTGCTTGCCATTTTCCATGGTAGAAAACTGTCGAACATCTATTTACCCTTCCAAGAATAGCCTACGCCCCTTACGGAATGAAGATGCTTTCCGTAGTCTTTCAATTTTTCACGAAGTCTCGTAATATGAGTGTCGATCGTTCTGGAAAAGACATCTGACGAATATCCCCATACATGATCGAGTATCTTTTCGCGCGGAATGGCCTTCTCTTTATTTTGCAAAAGGAACGTGAGGAGCTTGAACTCGGTAAGCGTCAGTTCTATCTCTTTTTTGCCTATCGATACCGAATGTTTCTCCGGGTCAATTACCATATCTTTGAACTTGATCGTTTTCTTGGGGAGGTCGTTTCTAGCAGTTCTTTTTAGGACCGACCTCGCTCTTAATATCAGTTCGCGGGGCGAGAAAGGTTTTGTGACATAATCATCGGCGCCAACCTCAAAACCTACTATTCTGTCCACCTCTTCCGACTTTGCGGTGAGCATGATAACGGGGATAGATGATGTCTCTTCTTTGGCCTTTATCTCTCTGCATATATCGAGTCCGCTTTTTCCGGGGAGCATGATATCCAATATGATAAGGTCGGGTTTGATATTGCGGACGGCCCTTATGGCATCGCTACCGTGCGATATCACAGAGACCTCAAAGTTCTCTTGTTTGAAATTATATGAGACAAGGTCACGAATGTTCATATCATCTTCAATTACAAGGATTTTTTGCATCGCCTTTAAAGTAGACCAAAAAGAGGCAAAAAAACAGTAAAAAGTCTTTTCTGTTAGCTTGACAATTGCAACGCGCATCTTATGGGCGTGGGCACTCACAATCCCCGCCGCCGCCATTGTAATGCTCACCTATTGGTTCACCCAGATATTCTAACCTTCGGTGCTAGGTACCGCTAATAAGGCATTATGGCTCTTCTCCCGATCGAGCGGGTCATTTGCGGGACAAGATGGCGGGAAAGGTGTTTATGAGAGACTATTTTTGGCGCGCGCGTGTGTAACTACTTGAAATGCTGTGGATGGCCAGCGCTATAATGCAGAACGCCCCGCCGCCCGCTATTACAATATGTGAGCCAAAACGTGATGCCGCAAAGCCGGAGATCAGGCTTCCTATCGGCGCAAACCCAAAGAATGAAACCGTGAATATGCTCATCATGCGGCCTCGAAACTGAGGAGGAACAAGCGTTTGCATGATAGTATTTGTTCCCGCAACTACTATGAAGCTGCCAACCCCTATAAGGACAAGTGAAGGCGCCGCCGCAACAAGGCTCGGCATGAATGCTATTGAGACGAGGCCAAGGCCGGTTGCAAAGAGGCACAACTTTATTTGTCTGTAGAGGCCTTCGTTGTCTTTTCTTAAGCCAAGATAGACCGCCCCGATAAGGGCGCCAAGACCCGACATGCTCATTGCCAGACCCAATTCGCGAGCAGAACCGCCGAACCTTTCGCTTACCACCTGAGGCATCAAAAAGATATAAGGCATGGCGGCCAGACTTAAAATAGACATAAAGACAAGGGGCTTTTTTATCTCAACTATGTTCCATGCAACCTCCAGACCCTTGGTTATCGATTTAAAAATTGATTCATGATTGTTCTCCGACTCCTGCGGGTAGAGATCTTTTGTTCTCATTAAGAGCAGTGCCGCTATCACGAAGAGAAAGCTTGATGAGTTAACGGCAAAACATGCGCCCTCGCCGAACTCCGCGATCAACAGCCCGGCGGCAACGGGACCTAAGACCCTTCCCGCATGAACGACCGAAGAATTTAGGGCGATGGCGTTTCCGATGTCTTCACCGCCTACCATGTCCATAAGAAAGCTCTGGCGCGCAGGGTAATCGAACGCAAAGATAAAACCTAAAAACAGTGAAAGGATGAATATAAGGACGGGGGTGATCTGTCCGGTGAGAGTGAGAAGCGCAAGAATGGCCGCCTGGAGCATTGCGATGGCCTGAATGACAATGACCAGCCTCCTGCGCATGAACCTGTCGGCGGCTACCCCTGCAAAAAGGCCAAAGATAAGGATCGGTATCTGAGTGGCAAAGCCTACCGCCCCAAGCCATCTAGGAGAGCCTGTGAGTCGCCACGTAAGCCAGCTGATAGCCGTTCCCTGCATCCATACACCAAGGAGAGAGACAGACTGGCCGAAGAAATAGAGACGAAAATTTCTGTGTTTGAGCGAACGAAAAAGGTTCATCACCAACCCATGTTGGCATAATTTCTCGCGAGCTCCAAGAAGATTTCTATGTCGCGTGAAAGGTTCTGGGTGGTCCCGTCAAAGTAGAATACCTTGATGGGAAATCCGCCGAGATCGGCGCTTATCTTCGGGAATACCGATTCTGCGACTATCTCGTTCATGCAGGCGAAAGAGCTGATATCAACGACTCCAGCGCACCCCATTTTGTGTGCATAGATCGAACCTGCAGCGGAGAGAGTCATTTCGCCCAGGCATCCATACCACGGCAGGTAGGGAAGGCTTAATTTTAACAGATCGTCTATCGGGCACTCTTCTCTTCCTTTAAAATCGTCTTCGAACGGCTTTGTCAGAAAATGTTCTTCGCGTCGCAGGAACTGGCGTTTAATTAGGGCTTTCAGCATCTTCTTTGAGAACGTTTTGCCCGGTTCCTTGAGGCGCCTTATCTCATCTGCATTGGTGTATTGTATCCACTCGGCAACTCCCTGAAGCCAGCATTCGGCGCCATGTTCCTCCAGTTTCCTCACAAGGTCCTGATTTGAAAATGTGTTGAGTCTGCAAAATATCTCCCCAAGGACGCATATCAAAGGAAAAGAACCCCTGTTCTTGGTCGGTATGTTTTTGAACCGGTCACGCGCCTTTACCAAGGTCTTGGAGATCTCTCTAATTGAAAGATTCTTCTCAACGGCCTTGCAAAGATTATCGACCGCCTCCTGAAAAACACGGTCGGTTTCGCCCTTGTTCGCCTCGTAGGGCCTGGTCATTAAAAGGAACTTTCTTAGGATATCCGCTCCAACAATGCCGCGCCATGCTGTTATCTCAAATCCGTTTCCAAGACCGTGGTATGCGTCCTTGCTTGTGAGCGAGAATAAAGGCACGTCGGTATAGCCGAGCCTGTCGAGCGTATTTCTCAGGAGGTCGTAATATTGGCCGAACCTGCAGGGGCCGTCGGCCGTGGCCATGAAGAAGGCGGCTTCATTCCTTGTAACGTCACCGCGCTCCAAGATAGCCAAAAAATCGCCGAGCGTTATCTTTGTGGGATAACATTCATCCCCCGATGTGTGTTTTCCGCCGAGGGAGACGGAAAAGTTATCGGACGGTGGGACGACCTTAGCCTTTATTCCGTAAGCTCTGAATGCTGCCGATAAGACCCTTGCCCCGCCGTAGTCCATCTCGGGGAAAAATAGTGTTCTGCCTTGCAGTTCTTGCATAAAGATCAAGATGTCGGAGGTCGGATGTCAGAAGTCGGATCTTTGATTTCATATTTTTGATATCTGACGTCAGACTTCTGACCTCTGCCTTTATTCAAGCTGTTTTTCAACAGCCCTTTGCTGTCCAAATATGCTTCTATCCTTGTAACGGTCCCGGCATCGTTCGCATGCTCATCGAACTGGAGCGTCAGGTATGGTTTTTCGCCGGCCCATGTTGTAAAATGTTTGATGAACGAATCCGGTCCGCACTTAAAGTTAGTTATATATATCATGTGGAGATGTTTACGTTCCGCCACATATTTTGCCGCCGCTATTATTTTTTTGCCGTAGCCCCAGAACATGTTCTTGGTGATGCCGTCTATGTTCATTTCATCCAGAGGTAGAAAATCGAACGGGATCACGTTCATTCCGTAATAGTCCCTTAGTTTCTTGGGTGTGCTAAGGTTAGTTCCCGCATCATAGATGTTGTACGGACGGCCTATTATGACCAATGCAACGGCTCCGGCAGCCTCGATCATTTTTAAGGCGATGGCACCTGCCTCTTTGATCCTTCTTGCGTATTCACGCTGGGCGGAATAGGCGGCCTTTGCGGCATCGTCACTCTCTTTTCTAGATACGTTGAGATCCTTTGCCACCTTCCACATGCATTTAGATACGAACTCTTCGCCAAGTTCGAACTGAACGGTCGGGATGATGAACTTCACGTTGTTAAATTCCTTATGACCCTTCATTATAAAGGGAAGGGTCTGATGCCAGGGGCAGAGATAGGGGATTGGTGATCGGTCATCGGCGGTCGGTAATCGGTCAGAGCTTATAACGTTAGGCATGAATATGTGGTCGACGCCTTTTTTGAGAAGGTCTTTAATGTGTCCGTGAACGAGTTTTATCGGATAACAAGGCTCGGCGATAGAAAGTTCTGTACTGTCATGCGAGATGGTCTTGTTTGTTTCATCGCTGACGACCATCTTAAATCCGAGCGTCTCAAAATATGTGCGCCAGAACGGGAAGCGGTCGTAGAAGAACATGGCGCGGGGAATGCCTATTCGCGCGCTCGTACCATCGTGCTCTCTCGCGCTCGCAAAACCTAAAAGGATTTCTTCCCTTTTCTTGAACAGGTCGTCGACAACCGGAACGTTATCCGTGTGCGCCTTTTTGCGGAACTTTGAGGAACATTTATCTCCCCAATATGTCTTCTCTCCCTCGACGTTGAACTCCTGAATGTCACACGTGTTGGTGCAGGCGTTGCAGGCGAACTCGCGCATCGTGTAGTTGACCTTGGCGATGTCGAAACCCCTAAACCTCGTAATTCGTGACTCGTAACTTGCAACTTGTTTTTTTAAGTCACTAGTTACAAATAACGAGTCACGGGCCAGCAGGGCCGCGCCTATCGCGCCTATCACGCCATTATGCGGAGGGACCGTTATCGTCTTTCCTAGTATCTGCGAAAAAGCGGCGGCGACGGAGTCATTATAAGCGGTGCCACCTTGAAAGAATATGTGGTCTCCGACCTTTCTTCCGCGAACAACCCTGTTCAGATAATTTGTGGCGACCGAATACGCGAGTCCCGCAACTATATCCCTAATCTTATTTCCCTTTAATTGGTGGGTGTTGACATCTCTCTCCATGAATACCGTGCAGCGTTCACCTAAGGAGATCGGCGCTTCGGATGAAAGGGCGAGATTTGCGAACTCTTTTTTGATGTTCAGTCCCAGCTTTATGGCCTGTTCTTCAAGGAAGGAACCGGTGCCGGCGGCGCAGGCCTCGTTCATGGCGAAATCCGTTACTACGCCGTTCTCTATCTTTATATATTTTGCATCCTGGCCGCCTATCTCAAAGATAGTATCGACCTTTTCGCCGGTGAATTTTTCACAGATATGAATGGCACCCGTTTTGTGGGCGGTGATCTCGTCTTTGGCAACATCGGCGCCGACGAGCTCTCCTATGAGCTCTCTGCCGGAACCGGTAGTTCCTACTCCAACGATATTTATCTTGGCGCCTATCTCGTCCCTTATTCTGTGAAGACCCTCTCTTACAACTTCGATAGGTCGTGCCTTTGTATAGGTGTATATCTCCATCGCCATGTCGCCGTTCTTGTCTACAAGGACAAAATTGGTGGAGACGCTACCGATATCGATACCCAGATAGACGTCAACCTTGCCGTGATCGGGGAAGTTGTATGGTCTTACACAGTCACGGAGGAAGCGGACGTTCTTGGTGGAAAGGGGGGGCGTTGTGACGTTGCCGTCATTCTGGGCATTAGCGAAGAATCCCCCGGCAGTAACCGTATTATCTGAATTCTTCGGTCGTTTCACCCCCTCAGAACGGCATGTTAGCGAAAGCATCGCCGCGCCTAAAGCCCCGAAATATTCCGCACCCTCCGGAACGATGAGGTTTTTGTCATCCAGCGAAAATGTCTCTTTGACGGCCGATACAACGCCTTCATTCAATGCAAGGCCTCCAATAAAGATAACATTGGGTTCAACGCGCCTTCCTTTTACGATGGTCGCCTTGAAATTTCTTACAACGGCCATGCAAAGACCCCGTAGAACTTCGGGGGGTGAATATCCTTTTTGCTGGGCGTGGATCATGTCTGATTTTGCAAAGACCGAGCATCTTCCCGCCACCCTTGCCGAGCGCTCTGCCTTAAGGACCAAAGGTCCTACCTCTTCTACTTTATAATGAAGGCGCTCGGCCTGCTGGTCGATAAAAGAGCCGGTCCCGGCGGCGCAGTCGCCGTTTATCCCGTATTCAACTATCTTACCGTCTTTTAATCTTATGAACTTGCTCGTTTCCCCGCCCATCTCAAAAATGGTCCTGATATCGGGATAGAGCTTAATAATAACGGCAACGATCGCCTTAAATTCGTTAACACGTTGATATTTAAGGAGTTCTGCCCCAGTGCCGGTCACGGTGACCCCCGCCGGCTCCCCGAACGCCTTAGAAGCTTTTTCGATCAGATCTTCAGAAACATTAACCGGACGGCCAAATGTTCTCAGACCTTCTTTGTGCAGAATATTCCCAGATTCATCAAGCGCAACAAGCTTTACGCTTACAGAACCTATGTCTATGCCTAAATATGTTTTCTTCATGAGAGGGGGTGTTTTTAACCAAACGGTTAAGAAAAGTCAACCTACATCTGGGAACTTTTAAAATAGTCCTTGACGTTTTGAACCCCAGGGTAGATAAGTGCGCCGAAATTTTCTCCAACAAAACTATGCTAGAAGTCAGATTCCACGGTAGGGGCGGTCAGGGGGCTGTTACAAGTGCTGAACTTGTGGCCTTAGCCGCCATTGACAAGGGTAAGTACGCGCAATCTATGCCTTCTTTCGGTCCTGAGAGAAGAGGTGCGCCGGTTCAGGCGTACCTTCGAGTCTCCGATAAAGAGATCAGACTCCGTACCGAGATCGTAAATCCGGACGTTGTCGTCGTCCTAGACGGCGGCCTTTTAGAGGTCTTGGACGTATCGGCCGGGCTCAAAGAGGGGGGCCTCATCATCATCAATACCGTAAAGCCTGTCGCAGAACTTAGAAAAGAGTTCGGGTTCAAGTGCAAGCTTGCAACGGTGGATGCCAACAAGATCGCACGCGAGGTCCTTGGAGTTCCCATTACGAACACAACGATGATAGGCGGTCTTTTGAAGGTTACCGGTATCTTGGAACCCGAGGCGCTCAAGGCTCCTATCGAACATCGCTTCAACGCAAAGATCGCATCAAAAAACATCAAGGCCATGATCGAGGCCTATAAACTAACGGTGGTAGAATAATGACACAAATGACATGGAAAGGTTTGCCGCTTGGAAATATCGTCACTGAACCGGGCTCTGCCCGTAAATACAGGACCGGCGACTGGAGAAGTCAGCGCCCTATTTGGAACAAAGAAAAATGCATCAAGTGCGGCGCATGTTACATGTATTGCCCCGAAGGGGCCATCTCTATGGCGGTCGACGGTTATCCATATGTCGATCTTTTTTACTGCAAGGGTTGCGGGATCTGCGCGCGCGAATGCTGGACGGCGTGCTTTAAGATGATGCCCGAAGACGAAGCAAAAACGAAAGAAGGAAAGAAATAAATGGGAAAAAGAGTCGGAATGGAGGTCTCTCTTGCCGTTTCCGAGGCGGTAAAACATTCGAACACAGACGTTGTGGCGGCGTATCCTATCACCCCTCAAACGCATATCGTTGAAAGCCTTTCAGAGATAATCGCAGAAGGTCTTTTAGACGCCGAGTTCGTCTGCGTTGAATCCGAACACTCCGCGATGAGCGCATGCCTCGGTTCGTCGTCGGCAGGAGCACGCACCTTTACAGCGACGGCCGGACAAGGTCTGGAGCTGATGCACGAAGTGGTATATGTCGCCGCATCGATGAGACTTCCTATAGTCATGGCGGTAGCGAACAGAGCTCTTTCGGCGCCACTTTCGGTCTGGGGCGATCATTCGGACGTTATGGCCGTGAGGGATACCGGATGGATCCAGATATTCTGTGAGAACGGACAGGATGCGTATGATCTGACACTTTGGGCGTTCAAGTGCGCCGAAGACAGACGCGTACTTTTCCCGGTGATGGTCAATCTCGACGGTTTCCATCTGACCCACGTTGTTGAGCCGGTCTATATAGAAGACCAGGAAAAAGTCACGGCGTATCTTCCAAAGAACAACTATCCGTTGCCGCTTGATCCGAGAAAGCCTGTCACGATGGGAGCCTTCGGCCCTCCGTTCATCTACACGGAAGCGCGCAAGGCCCAGGTGATGGCGTTCGAGGAGACACTGCCTGTCATCAAGGAGACCCTTGCCGAT from Deltaproteobacteria bacterium CG11_big_fil_rev_8_21_14_0_20_49_13 harbors:
- a CDS encoding MFS transporter, whose translation is MNLFRSLKHRNFRLYFFGQSVSLLGVWMQGTAISWLTWRLTGSPRWLGAVGFATQIPILIFGLFAGVAADRFMRRRLVIVIQAIAMLQAAILALLTLTGQITPVLIFILSLFLGFIFAFDYPARQSFLMDMVGGEDIGNAIALNSSVVHAGRVLGPVAAGLLIAEFGEGACFAVNSSSFLFVIAALLLMRTKDLYPQESENNHESIFKSITKGLEVAWNIVEIKKPLVFMSILSLAAMPYIFLMPQVVSERFGGSARELGLAMSMSGLGALIGAVYLGLRKDNEGLYRQIKLCLFATGLGLVSIAFMPSLVAAAPSLVLIGVGSFIVVAGTNTIMQTLVPPQFRGRMMSIFTVSFFGFAPIGSLISGFAASRFGSHIVIAGGGAFCIIALAIHSISSSYTRARQK
- the pstC gene encoding phosphate ABC transporter permease subunit PstC — its product is MDRFISKLLLLAACSSTAILALIALFIFKEGVPIMAKCGLTHFLFGRVWAPLDGQFGIFPFIIGSLCVTFGSLFMGVPLGVSCAVYLAEFAPKKWVNVLKPAIELLAGIPSVVYGFLGVMWLAPIIRDHLGGPGLSILAASCVLAIMILPTIVGVSIDAINAIPKNYKEGSLALGATEWQTTWRVLLPAARSGIVAGVILGMGRAVGETMAVIMISGNATTIPHSILDSVRTLTANIAIEMGYAVGDHREALFATGIVLFFFIMILNTAALKFARRKF
- a CDS encoding phosphate-binding protein — encoded protein: MKRILLLACAALLTLNMYACSRSSSRTITLAGSTAFQPFAEKLAEHYMQSNGSQRINVQGGGSAVGVQSALSGSAQIGMADLLKLPKEALVLDATVVARDGIAIVVNPANVVSDLTNEQARDVFSGKISNWKELGGADASIRVISREDGSGTRRSFDTLVMDDEKLAKNALFQNSNGTIREAVASDPDSIGYISISLVDKRVRSVSYNGVDANNGNVKKGSYKLARPIYFLTKKELSPDSKKFLDYVLSKEAQDTLEKEGLIAVK
- a CDS encoding DNA-binding response regulator, producing MQKILVIEDDMNIRDLVSYNFKQENFEVSVISHGSDAIRAVRNIKPDLIILDIMLPGKSGLDICREIKAKEETSSIPVIMLTAKSEEVDRIVGFEVGADDYVTKPFSPRELILRARSVLKRTARNDLPKKTIKFKDMVIDPEKHSVSIGKKEIELTLTEFKLLTFLLQNKEKAIPREKILDHVWGYSSDVFSRTIDTHITRLREKLKDYGKHLHSVRGVGYSWKGK
- the pstB gene encoding phosphate ABC transporter ATP-binding protein (ATP-binding protein; PstABCS is an ATP dependent phosphate uptake system which is responsible for inorganic phosphate uptake during phosphate starvation); the protein is MQNKIAINKLNVFFGKEQALKDISFDVKNNEILTVIGPANSGKSTLLLAINRMIDRVSNAKVYGEIVIDGEQVSGIRDVENLRRKIGMVYAMPIPLPMSIRDNILFGARMKRMLKKKEENEMVESTLRASFLWDEVKDRLDSSGMKLSGGQQQRLCISRTLAVKPDVIMFDEPCSGLDPISTAKVEDAMKELKRDHAIILVTNNTKQAARVGDRTAFLLMGELVEIDDTNKIFTAPSRKKTEEYITGKFG
- the pstB gene encoding phosphate ABC transporter ATP-binding protein; amino-acid sequence: MTNAITTKGLELFYGDFQALKNVDLAIAPKKITALIGPSGCGKSTLLRVFNRMNDLIAGVKITGSINIFGKDLLEIDKNKLRRSVGMVFQRPNPFPLSIYENIVYGLKIHGIKKKGLLDEALFESLTAVNLWNDLKDRLKENAIKLSGEQQQRLCIARLIAVRPDILLMDEPCSALDPIATGHIEDLMKDLKKDYTIVIVTHNMQQAARVSDDCGFMLLGDLVEFGNTNRVFTAPSDKRTEDYITGRYG
- a CDS encoding pyruvate synthase; translated protein: MLEVRFHGRGGQGAVTSAELVALAAIDKGKYAQSMPSFGPERRGAPVQAYLRVSDKEIRLRTEIVNPDVVVVLDGGLLEVLDVSAGLKEGGLIIINTVKPVAELRKEFGFKCKLATVDANKIAREVLGVPITNTTMIGGLLKVTGILEPEALKAPIEHRFNAKIASKNIKAMIEAYKLTVVE
- the pstA gene encoding phosphate ABC transporter, permease protein PstA, with the protein product MRIAPSITQKIAKSLLFMSTTSAVCALVFVIGFVLAGGFSHISWGFLTEPILDMGREGGILPAIVGTLLMVMVAVGIAAPLGIASAIYLSEYTVEGKLTQAIRFGINCLAGVPSIIFGLFGFILFVVMLGFGWSILSGGLSLAAMILPTIIRTAEEALRSVPSSYRDVAASLGGTRWQVVTRSVLPYALPGILTGVILGIGRSIEETAVVIFTAGSAVQMPTSLFDSARTMSVHFYILAREGISNDNAYATAAVLICTILVINITAYSLMHRLMRGRKTA